In one window of Caloenas nicobarica isolate bCalNic1 chromosome 34, bCalNic1.hap1, whole genome shotgun sequence DNA:
- the LOC136000744 gene encoding olfactory receptor 14J1-like, which produces MSNSSSITQFLLLAFTDTRELQLLHFWLFLGIYLAALLGNGLIITTIACDQHLHTPMYFFLLNLALLDLGCISTIVPKSMANSLWDTGAISYQGCTAQVLTFAFLVGAEYSLLTVMSYDHYVAICKPLHYGTLLGSRACVRMAAAAWASGFLSALLHTANTFSLPLCKGNALDQFFCEIPQILKLSCSDASLREVWLSVFTLLVIFGCFVFIVLSYVQIFRAVLRIPSEQGRHKAFSTCLPRLAVVSLFVITAMFAYLKPPSISSPSMDPVMAVLYSVVPPAVNPLIYSMRNQELKDALWKLMTG; this is translated from the coding sequence atgtccaacagcagctccatcacccagttcctcctcctggcgttcacagacacacgggagctgcagctcttgcacttctggctcttcctgggcatctacctggctgccctcctgggcaacggcctcatcatcaccaccatagcctgtgaccagcacctccacacccccatgtacttcttcctcctcaaccttgccctcctcgacctgggctgcatctccaccattgtccccaaatccatggccaattccctctgggacaccgGGGCCATCTCCTATCAAGGATGCACTGCTCAAGTCttaacatttgcctttttggttggtgcagagtattcacttctcactgtcatgtcGTACGACcactacgttgccatctgcaaacccctgcactacgggaccctcctgggcagcagagcttgtgtccgcatggcagcagctgcctgggccagtgggtttctcagtgctctgctgcacacggccaatacattttcactgccactgtgcaagggcaatgccctggaccagttcttctgtgaaatcccccagatcctcaagctctcctgctcagatgcctccctcagggaagtttggctttCTGTGTTTACTCTCTTAGtaatatttgggtgttttgtattcattgtgctgtcctatgtgcagatcttcagggccgtgctgaggatcccctctgagcagggacggcacaaagccttttccacgtgcctccctcgcctggccgtggtctccctgtttgtcatcactgccatgtttgcctatctgaaacccccctccatctcttccccatccatGGACCCGGTGATGGCcgttctgtactcggtggttcctccagcagtgaaccccctcatctacagcatgaggaaccaggagctcaaggatgccctgtggaaactgatgactgga